TCGCCGCCTTCAACGTGCCCTACCGCAATGGCTGGCAGATGGCGCTCGACGAGATCAACGAGGCCGGCGGGGTGATGGGCGAAACGCTCGAGATCGTCTCGCGCGACGACGGGGCGACGACCGGCGATGCGGTGCGGGTCGCCGAGGAGCTCGTGACCCGCGACAAGGTGGCCTTCATCTTCGGCACCTTTCTGTCCAATGTCGGCCTAGCCGTCGGGGATTTCGCCAATCAGAACAAGGTCCTGTTCATGGCCACCGAGCCCTTGACCGACGCGCTGACGCTGGATCAGGGCAACCGCTACACCTTTCGCATTCGCCCCAACACCTACATGCAGACCTCGATGCTGGTCGATGCGGTCAGGGAAAGTGGCGCCAAGCGCTGGGCGATCGTCGCGCCGAACTATGAATACGGCCAGTCGTCGGCCGAGAATTTCAAGCGCTTCGCCGCCGAGGTGATCCCGGGCGCCGAGATCGTCGCCGAGCAATATCCAGCGCTCGGCAAGATCGACGCCGGCGCCACCGTCGCCGCCCTGCAGCAGGCCAATCCCGATGGCATTTTCTGCGTCCTGTTCGGCGGCGACCTCGCCAAGTTCGTGCGCGAGGGCAATGTCCGCGGCCTGTTCGAGGGCAAGACGGTGGCCAGCCTTCTGACCGGCGAGCCGGAATGGATGCTCAGCCTCGGCGACGAGGTGCCGGAAGGTTGGATCGTCACCGGCTATCCCTGGGACCAGATCGATTTCCCGGAGCACAAGGCCTTCGTCGACAAATACCAGGCCCGCTACAACGAAACCCCGCGCCTGGGCTCGCTGCTCGGTTACATCGTCGTCCATGTCCTCAAGCAGGCAATCGAACAGGCCGGCACGACGGAGACCGAAAAGCTCATCGACACGCTGGAAGGGATGACAGCTCAAACCGTCATCGGCCCGATCACCATCCGCGCCAGCGACCATCAGTCGACCATGGGCGCCTGGGTCGGCAAGCTCACCGTGCGCGAGGGCAAGGGCACGATGACCGATTGGAAGTTCCTCGACGGCGCCGACTATATGACGCCCGAGGAAGAGGTCGAAGCGCGCCGGCCGCAATAAGGGCCGCTTTCGAAAAGGCAAACCCCAACCGATTGCGAAAGGGGCGCGGCTGTGAAAGGCTCGCGCCTCTTTCCGTTTCCGGCGTTTGAACACCGATGGACCCGGTCTTCCTTCTCATCCAGTTCCTGAATGGGCTTGCCAGCGCCTCTTCGCTGTTCATCACCGCCTGCGGGCTGAGCATCATTTTCGGCGTCACCCGCATCGTCAATTTCGCCCACGGCTCGCTCTATATGCTCGGCGCCTATGTCGCCGTGACGCTGGTGCCGCGCTTTCTCGAGGTCGCTTATGGGCCGGTCTCTTTCTGGCTTGCCATCCTCGTCTCGGCGCTCGCGGTGGGCGTCATCGGCATCGTCATGGAGTTTCTGCTGCTGCGCCGCATCTACAAGGCACCGGAGCTGTTCCAACTGCTGGCGACCTTCGGCGTCGTGCTGGTGGTCCAGGACCTCGTCGTCGCCTTGTGGGGGCCCGAGGACATTCTCGGGCCGCGCGCGCCGGGGCTTTCCGGCGCGGTGACGGTCTTCGGCCAGCGCTTTCCGCAATATGAGATCGCGCTGATCTGCGCCGGGCCCCTGGTGCTGGCCCTTTTGTGGCTCCTGTTCCGGCGCACCCGCTTCGGGGCGCTGGTGCGGGCCGCGACCCAGGACCGCGAGATGGTGGCGGCGCTCGGCGTCAACCAGGCGCTCTTGTTCACCGCCGTCGTCTTTCTCGGCGCCTTCCTGGCCGGATTTGCCGGCGCCTTGCAGGTGCCGAAGGAGCCGGCCAACCCATTCATGGATGTCCGCGTCATCGTCGAGGCCTTCGTCGTCACCGTCATCGGCGGCATGGGCAGCGTACCCGGCGCCTTCATCGCCGCGCTTCTGATCGGCGAATTGCAGGCCTTCGGCATCCTCGTCTTTCCCAAGATCACACTGGTCATCGTGTTCCTGGTCATGGCCGCGGTACTCATCGCCCGCCCGCACGGCCTGCTCGGCCGGGCAGAAGCGGCGGACAGCCGCGCCTTCGGCGGCGAGCGGCCCATCCGCCCCTATGGCGCGGGACAGGCCGCGGCCGCGCTTGCGGCCATCGCGGCGCTCGCCCTCCTCCCCCTTATCGCCGACGCCTTCACGCTCAAGCTGATGATCGAGGTGATGATCTTCGCGCTGTTCGCCATGAGCCTGAACCTGTTGATGGGCACGGGCGGGATCATCAGCTTCGGCCATGCCGCCTATTTCGGCCTCGGCGCCTATGGGGCAGCGCTCGCGGTCAGCCATCTTGCCGCGCCCATGGAGCTGGCGCTCCCGTTCGCGCCCATCGGGGCCGCGATCGGTGCTGCGCTGTTCGGCTATTTCGTGGTGCGGCTTTCCGGCATCTATCTCGCCATGCTGACGCTTGCCTTCGCGCAGATCGTCTATGCCATCGCCTTCCAATGGGTGGCACTGACCGGCGGCGACAACGGGTTGCTCGGCATCTGGCCCTCGCCCTGGGCCTCGGAAAGGCTTGCCTATTACTATCTGACGCTTGCCGTGTGCCTGGCCGGCGTCTTCGCCCTGCGGCGAGCGATCTACGCCCCCTTCGGCTATGCGCTGAGGGCGGGCCGCGATTCGGAGCGCCGGGCAGACGCCATCGGCATCGACTCGCGCCATATGCGCTGGCTCGCCTTCACGCTCGCGGGCGCCGCGGCCGGCCTTGCCGGCGGGCTCTATGTCTTCTCCAAGGGCAATATCGACCCCAGCGCGCTCGGCATCCCGACCTCGGTCGACGCGCTCACCATGGTGCTCGTCGGCGGCATCCAGACGGTGATCGGCCCCGTCATCGGCGCCGGCCTCATGCATCTCCTCAAGGATTTCGTCATGCCGCTCACCGACTTTTACCGGATGCTCCTGGGTGGCGTCATCATCGCCCTGGTGCTCGCCTTCCCGCAAGGCATCGTCGGCACCTGGAACCGGCTGTTCGACAAGGAGGAGGCGGGACCGTGAGCCTTCTTGCCGTCAGCGGTCTTTGCAAGCGTTTCGGCGGCGTCGTCGCGGCGGAGGATGTCTCTTTTCGGCTCGATCCCGGCGAGGTCGTCGCCATGATCGGCCCGAACGGCGCCGGCAAGACGACGATCTTCAATATGATCGGCGGCCAGCTTCGGCCCGATGCCGGCGATATAGTCCTGCAGGAGCGCTCCATCGCCGGGCTGCCGCCGCGCGCCATCTGGCGGCGCGGCGTCGGGCGCACCTTCCAGATCGCCGCCACCTTCGCCTCGATGACCCTGGCGGAGAACGTGCAGATGGCGCTCATCAGCCGCCATCGCCGGCTTTATGGCCTGTGGCCGCCGGCGGGCCGGCTCTATCGCGACGCGGCTCTTAGCCTGCTCGAACGCGTCGGCATGCACGACCAGGCCGAGCGGCCGTGCGGACTTCTCGCCTATGGTGACGTCAAGCGGGTGGAACTCGCCATCGCGCTCGCCAACGCGCCTAAGCTCCTGCTCATGGACGAGCCGACCTCCGGCATGGCGGCCGAGGAGCGGCTTTCGCTGATGCGCCTGATCGCGGACATCGTCAGCGAGGAGGCCATATCGGTGCTGTTCACCGAGCACGACATGGACGTGGTGTTCGGCCATGCCAGGCGCATCATCGTTCTCGAACGCGGGGCCGTCGTCGCCGAGGGGACGCCGGATAAGGTGCGCGCCGACCCGCACGTGCAAGAGATCTATCTCGGCGGCGGGGGTGCGTGAGCCATGGCGGGCGACAGGCAGGCGGTTCTTAGCGTTCGCGACCTCGATACCTATTACGGCCGCGCCCACATCCTGCATCGTCTCAGCCTCGAGGTTGGCGCCGGCGAGGTCGTCGCCCTGATGGGCCGCAACGGCGCCGGCAAGTCAACCACATTGAAGGCGATCATGGGGCTCATCCCGGCGGCGGGCGGCGCCATCTCGTTTCGCGGCCGGTCGATCCGGGGCCTGGCACCATACGCAATCGCCCGCGCCGGGCTCGGCTATGTGCCGGAGGACCGGCGCATCTTCACCGACCTCACGGTCGAGGAGAATCTGGAGGTCGGCCGCCGGCCGCCGCGCCAAGGCCAGGCGCCGTGGACGGCGGAGCGGCTGATCGCTCTGTTTCCCAACCTCGCCGGGCTCGCCGGCCGCCGCGCCAACCAGATCTCGGGCGGCGAACAGCAGATGCTGAGCCTTTCCCGCACGCTGATGGGAAACCCGACGGCGATCCTGCTCGACGAGCCGTCCGAAGGCCTGGCGCCGGTGATCGTCAAGCAGATGGCCGAAGCCATTAAGGCATTGAAGAAGGAAGGGCTGTCGGTCCTCTTGTCCGAGCAGAACCTCTATTTCGCCGCCGAGATCGGCGACCGCGCCTATGTGCTGGAAAGCGGCAGCGTCAAGTTCGAAGGGCCGATGTCGACGCTGATCGCCGACGAGCGCCTGCGCCGCGCCCATCTCAGCCTGTGATGCAAGGGCGCTCATTGAAGACAATCGTCTCCGTTGCCGCGAGCCGCCTGGCTCCGGGGTTTGCCTTCTTTCCTTCAGCCCCGGACGATCGGGGCCTCGCGCGAGCGCT
This is a stretch of genomic DNA from Hyphomicrobiales bacterium. It encodes these proteins:
- a CDS encoding ABC transporter permease is translated as MDPVFLLIQFLNGLASASSLFITACGLSIIFGVTRIVNFAHGSLYMLGAYVAVTLVPRFLEVAYGPVSFWLAILVSALAVGVIGIVMEFLLLRRIYKAPELFQLLATFGVVLVVQDLVVALWGPEDILGPRAPGLSGAVTVFGQRFPQYEIALICAGPLVLALLWLLFRRTRFGALVRAATQDREMVAALGVNQALLFTAVVFLGAFLAGFAGALQVPKEPANPFMDVRVIVEAFVVTVIGGMGSVPGAFIAALLIGELQAFGILVFPKITLVIVFLVMAAVLIARPHGLLGRAEAADSRAFGGERPIRPYGAGQAAAALAAIAALALLPLIADAFTLKLMIEVMIFALFAMSLNLLMGTGGIISFGHAAYFGLGAYGAALAVSHLAAPMELALPFAPIGAAIGAALFGYFVVRLSGIYLAMLTLAFAQIVYAIAFQWVALTGGDNGLLGIWPSPWASERLAYYYLTLAVCLAGVFALRRAIYAPFGYALRAGRDSERRADAIGIDSRHMRWLAFTLAGAAAGLAGGLYVFSKGNIDPSALGIPTSVDALTMVLVGGIQTVIGPVIGAGLMHLLKDFVMPLTDFYRMLLGGVIIALVLAFPQGIVGTWNRLFDKEEAGP
- a CDS encoding ABC transporter ATP-binding protein, yielding MSLLAVSGLCKRFGGVVAAEDVSFRLDPGEVVAMIGPNGAGKTTIFNMIGGQLRPDAGDIVLQERSIAGLPPRAIWRRGVGRTFQIAATFASMTLAENVQMALISRHRRLYGLWPPAGRLYRDAALSLLERVGMHDQAERPCGLLAYGDVKRVELAIALANAPKLLLMDEPTSGMAAEERLSLMRLIADIVSEEAISVLFTEHDMDVVFGHARRIIVLERGAVVAEGTPDKVRADPHVQEIYLGGGGA
- a CDS encoding ABC transporter ATP-binding protein; protein product: MAGDRQAVLSVRDLDTYYGRAHILHRLSLEVGAGEVVALMGRNGAGKSTTLKAIMGLIPAAGGAISFRGRSIRGLAPYAIARAGLGYVPEDRRIFTDLTVEENLEVGRRPPRQGQAPWTAERLIALFPNLAGLAGRRANQISGGEQQMLSLSRTLMGNPTAILLDEPSEGLAPVIVKQMAEAIKALKKEGLSVLLSEQNLYFAAEIGDRAYVLESGSVKFEGPMSTLIADERLRRAHLSL
- a CDS encoding ABC transporter substrate-binding protein, which gives rise to MTTTRPSFVRFLTFAAVMGLAALAAAPTAGLAQTIKIGELTSYNNFAAFNVPYRNGWQMALDEINEAGGVMGETLEIVSRDDGATTGDAVRVAEELVTRDKVAFIFGTFLSNVGLAVGDFANQNKVLFMATEPLTDALTLDQGNRYTFRIRPNTYMQTSMLVDAVRESGAKRWAIVAPNYEYGQSSAENFKRFAAEVIPGAEIVAEQYPALGKIDAGATVAALQQANPDGIFCVLFGGDLAKFVREGNVRGLFEGKTVASLLTGEPEWMLSLGDEVPEGWIVTGYPWDQIDFPEHKAFVDKYQARYNETPRLGSLLGYIVVHVLKQAIEQAGTTETEKLIDTLEGMTAQTVIGPITIRASDHQSTMGAWVGKLTVREGKGTMTDWKFLDGADYMTPEEEVEARRPQ